The window CGGGAAGCCTGGCGGGCCGATTTGATGGAAACCTCTCGGGAACCGCTCCGGCCGGATGGCTCCTGTCTCCGGGTTTCGGTGCGGCCGAAGGAGATCCTCACCGTGCGCTTCTTTGTGTAGGGCAGGCGGTTGTTCCCCTCGCGCCGCTTGTGGCGCGGGGCTATCCCGTTGTTCCAGCTCCAGCCAACCGTGTAAGCCTGGGGTTTTATGGCCGATGAAACTTCTGCCGGTGGCGCCACGCAAAGGAGCTGAGCACCCGCATATAATTCGCCCGCTCGTAAGCGGCGGGATTCGCGACCCGCTGGCGACTCATGCTCCCCTGCATCTGCGCGATCGAAACATACTCGTGTTCTTCCATCCAGCGGCGGATATCCTCCAGGAGCTGCTGCACATACTTGGGGCCGTGACGCAGCAGGGCGGAGGCCATGGTCACCGCTTTCGCCCCCACCATCATCGCCTTCAGCACATCCTCGGCCGTGTGGACGCCGCCGGTGATCGCCAGGTCCAGTCGCACCTGAGGATACAGGATGGCCACCCAGCGCAGGCGCTCGCGGAGCTCATGGGAGGTGCTGAGCACCAGGTTGGGGACCACTTCCAGTGTCTCCAGGTCGATATCCGGCTGATAGAACCGGTTGAACAGCACCAGCGCTGCCGCCCCGGCCTCTTCGAACCGTTTCGCCATGTAGGGCAGGGAGCTGAAATAGGGGCTCAGCTTTAAGGCCACCGGGATGCGCACCGAGGCGACCACATCCCGCACCAGCTGGAGGTAGTTTTCCTCTACAGTCTGGCCGGTTTCCTCCGGGGAAGTGGGCAGGTAATAGAGGTTAAGCTCCAGGGCGTCTACCCCTGCTTCCTCCATCAGACGGGCGTATCGGATCCATCCCCCGGTGGTGACGCCGTTGAGGCTGGCGATGATCGGGATGGAGAGGGCTGCCTTCGCCCGACGGATGTGCTCCAGATAGCCCTGGGGCCCCATATGGTAATCCTGCAGGTCCGGGAAATAGCGCAGGGCCTCGGCGAAACTCTCCTCGCCGTAGGAGAGCCCATCATCCAGCATCTCGCTCTCCCGGGCGATCTGCTCCTCAAAGAGCGAGGGCAGCACCACAGCGGCGATCCCGGCCTCCTCCAGCCGGCGGAGCGTGTCGAGATCCTCGGTCAGAGGCGAGGAAGAGGCGATGAGGGGGTTCTTCAGGTGCATGCCCAGATAGCGGGTGGAGAGATCAACCATTGGAGGTCCTCCCGATCCAGCGATTTCCATGGGAGGCCGGGCCAGCCGCCAGGGATGGCCGGCCCGGCCTCAAAGAATCCTGGAGCGCCTTGGGGCAGAAACATCGCTACCGGGGGGAAGGACCGCCCCCGTTGTGTCCATCGAGCTGCATCTGGGCCAGGGCTTCATAGATCCGCCAGCGGAAGCGGATGTCAGCTTCTGCCTCCTCCAGCAGCTCCTCGGCGATCTCCGGTCGGCTGTGGAGCAACATCGTGAAGCGGGTCTCGTTATACATATACTGGGACAGCGGGAGGCTCGGCGGCTTGGAGTCGATCTGGAGCGGATTGAGGCCCTCTCGCAGCCGCCGCGGGTCATAGCGGATCAGCGGCCAGTAGCCGGAGAGCACCGCCCGCTTCTGCTGCTCCATGCCGTAGCGCAGGTCGTAGCCATGGGCAATGCAGTGGCTGTAGGCGATGATCAGGGATGGCCCCTCATACGAGTCGGCCTCCAGGAAGGCCTTCAAGGTGTGGGTGTCGTTGGCCCCCATCGCCACACGGGCCACGTAGACGTTGCCGTAGCTCATGGCCATCAGGGCGAGATCCTTCTTGGGGCCGCGCTTGCCGCCCGCAGCGAACTTGGCCACCGCCCCCCGCGGGGTGGCCTTCGACATCTGGCCCCCGGTGTTGGAGTAGACCTCGGTGTCCAGGACCAGGATGTTCACGTCGTAGCCCGAGGCCAGCACGTGGTCCAGGCCGCCGTAGCCGATATCATAGGCCCAGCCGTCGCCTCCGATGATCCACACGCTCTTGCGCACCAGGGCGTCCGCCACGGCGAGCAGATCACGGACCTCAGGGGAGTCGGGCAGTTGCCGCAGGCGGGCTTTCAGCCATCCCACCCGCTCCCGCTGCGCCCGGATCCCCTCCTCTGTGGATTGATCGGCGTTCAGCAGTTCCTCCACCAGGGCCTCGCCGATCTGGGCGCTGAGCCGCTTGAGAAGCTCCTGCGCGTATTCCCGTTGCTTATCTAGGCTCAAACGCATCCCCAGGCCGAACTCCGCGTTGTCCTCAAACAGGGAGTTGGACCATGCCGGCCCGCGCCCTTCCCGGTTGTAGGTCCACGGGGTGGTGGGGAGGTTGCCCCCATAGATGGAGGAACATCCGGTGGCATTGGCGATCACCAGGCGGTCGCCGAACAGACGGGTGAGCAGCGAGAGGTAGGGCGTCTCCCCGCAACCGGCGCAGGCGCCTGAGAACTCGAACAGGGGCTCCAGCAGCTGCACATCCTTCACCTGGCTGATGTTGACCCGCAGCCGATCCACCTCGGGGAGCTGGAGGAAGAACTCCCAGTTCCGGCGCTCAGCCTCCCGCCGCGGGGCCTGAGGCCGCATGTTGATGGCCTTGCGGCTCACATCCGACTTGTCCTTGGCCGGGCAGACCTCCACACACAGGGCGCAGCCGGTGCAATCCTCCGGGGACACCTGGATGGTGTAGGCCATATCCTTGAACTCTCGCCAGCGGGCCGGAGCGTGCTTGAAGGTAGGGGGGGCGTCCGCGAGCAGGGCCGGATCGTAGACCTTGGCCCGGATCACCGAGTGGGGGCAGACCATCACGCATTTGCCGCACTGGATGCACAGATCGGGCTCCCAAACCGGGATCTCCTGGGCGATGTTGCGCTTCTCCCACTTGCTGGTCCCGCTGGGCCACGTGCCGTCCGGCGGGAAGGCGCTCACCGGCAGCAGATCCCCCTCGCCGGCGATCAGGCGGGCGGTCACCCGCTGCACGAACTCCGGCGCCTCGGGCGGCACCGGCGGGCGGCGGTCGAAGGAACTGGTCACCCGACCGGGGACCTTCACCTCATGGAGGTGCTGCAGGGCGGCGTCCACCGCGGCGAAGTTCTTTTCGACGATGGCCTCGCCCCGCTTGCCGTAGGTCTTGACGATGGCCTCCTTGATCTTCGCCACCGCCTGCTCCAGGGGCAGGATCCGGGTCAGGGCGAAGAAGCAGGTCTGCAGGATGGTGTTGATGCGCGGCCCCAGCCCGTGCTCCCGCGCGATCCGGTAGGCGTCCACCACGTAGAAGCGGAGATTCTTCTCGATGATCGCCTGCTGGACCGAGCGGGGGAGGTGATCCCAGACCTCCTCCGGCCCGTAGGGACTGTTGAGCAGGAAGATCGCGCCGGGCTCAGCGACCTGGAGCACATCCATGCGCTCCAGGAAGCCGAACTGATGGCAGGCCACGAAGTTGGCGCGGCGGATCAGGTAAGCGGAGCGGATAGGCCGCGGGCCGAAGCGGAGGTGCGAGACTGTCACCGAGCCGGACTTCTTGGAGTCATACACAAAGTAGCCCTGGGCGTAATAGTCGGTCTCGTCCCCGATGATCTTGATGGAGTTCTTGTTGGCGCTCACCGTGCCGTCGGCCCCCAGGCCGTAGAAGACCGCCCGCACGGTCTCTGGATCCTCCGTGGAGAAGGAGGGGTCGAACTCCAGGCTCGTGTGGGTTACATCGTCGCAGATCCCCACCGTGAAGTGGTTCTTCGGACGCTCCTTCGCCAGCTCGTCGAAGACGGCCTTGACCATGGCGGGGGTGAACTCCTTGGAGGAAAGCCCGTATCGCCCACCGATGATCCGTGGCATCTGGCGGAACGGCGCCATCCCCGAGGCCATGGCCTCCGCCACCGCGGCCACCACGTCCAGGTAGAGGGGCTCCCCGGCGCTGCCCGGCTCCTTCGTCCGATCCAGCACGGCGATGGCCTTCGCCGTGGGCGGCATGGCCTGGATGAAGTGCTCGACCGAGAAGGGCCGGTAGAGGCGCACTTTGATGATCCCCACCCGCTCGCCCCGGGCGTTGAGATATTCCACCGTCTCATGCGCCACCTCCGCCCCCGAGCCCATCAGCACGATCACCCGCTCGGCCTCGGGATCCCCCACGTAGTCGAAGAGATGATAATGGCGCCCGACCAGACGGGCGAGGCGATCCATCGCGTTCTGGACGATGGTGGGGCAGGCCCGGTAGTAAGGGTTGACGGCTTCCCGGGCCTGGAAATACGTGTCGGGATTGTGCGCCGTGCCCCGGATAAAGGGATGATCCGGGGAGAGCGCGCGGGCCCGATGGGCATAGATCCATTCCTCATCGATCATCGCCCGCAGATCCTCCGGGGTGAGCAGCTCGATCTTGTTGATCTCATGGGAGGTGCGGAAGCCGTCGAAGAAGTGCAGGAAAGGGACGCGCGACTCCAGAGTCGCTGCGTGGGCGATCAGCGCCAGATCCTGGGCCTCCTGGACGGAGCCGGAGGCCAGGATAGCGAAGCCGGTCTGGCGGGCGGCCATCACGTCGCTGTGATCGCCGAAGATGGAGAGCGCATGGGTGGCGATGGTGCGGGCGGCCACGTGGATCACCAGGGGGGTCAGCTCCCCGGCGATCTTATACATATTGGGGATCATCAGGAGCAGGCCCTGGGAGGCCGTGAAGGTGGTGGCCAGGGCGCCAGTCTGGATCGCGCCGTGAATGGCCCCGGCGGCCCCGCCCTCGCTCTGCATCTCGATCACCTTCGGCACTGTCCCCCACAGGTTGGGACGTCCTTTCGCGGCCCATTCATCCGCCAGTTCCCCCATGGGGGATGAGGGGGTGATGGGATAGATCGCAATGACCTCGCTGAGCTGATAGGCCACGTTTGCCACGGCCTCGTTTCCGTCCACCGTGACCATCGGGCGAGCCATGAGCAAACCTCCCGCACATTGCAAGTTGCGGAGGCCTGAGGGCCCAGAAGGGGCGTTCGGATCGACTTTCTTACACTATAATCTGAACCTGAGCAGGCGACGGGTGTCGATCTTCAGGAATTCGGGGTGCTTTCGCTCATATCGTGGGCGTCCGGGGCTTTCCCGTTGGAAGGTTGCGTGATGGGGCTCGTCGTCAGACCAGGATGGGCGGAGTTCCCTGGATGGGTCCCTGGGGGCCTCCCATGTCGGTGGGGGCGGCGTTATGATAAAGGCGTGGCTGGACGTTCCCCTGGAGCCTCCGATGATGCGAACAGAAGTATTCCGATGGGTTCTTCTCACGCTGGTCCTGAGCGGGATGTGCGGGCACCGGGAGATGCCCGGCAGGATCCCCTCACCCGAGAGCCCGGCCGCCACACCGATGCGGAGGCCGTCCCCTTCTGGGGATGTCCGCGCGGAGGAGACTCTCCAGGCCCTCCAGCAGGTGGATCCTCCGGTGCGGGATCTTCGGGATCTGGCGGTGCGATATCTCGGTCTTCCCACCGATACGCCTGAGACAGCCTGCCGGCCGGAGCGGGATCTTCCTATCGGCGCCCGGCGATCCTTCCTCGTCTCTAACCCGGACACGAACGAAACTTTCACCGTCACCGCCGTCTTGCGGGCGAAAACCCCCCACCTCTACCTCTGGGTGGAGGAAGGGCGGACGGTGGATCCGGCGGACTTGCGGGCGGCGGCCGAAACTTTCGAGGGGAAGACTTACCCCACCGTCCGCGCGTTTTTCGGAAGTGAATGGACGCCCGGGGTGGATTGCGATCCCCATCTCTTTGTCCTCCACGCCGGCAGGCTGGGAAGCGTGGCCGGCTACTACGCCAGCAAGGATGAATTCCCCCGGGCGGTGCGGTCCGATTCCAACGAGGCGGAGATGTTCTACATCAACCTGGATGCCGTGCGCGTCCGGTCCGATTTCTACCATGGGGTGCTGGCCCACGAATTCCAGCACATGATCCACTGGCACCAGGATCGAAATGAGGAGACCTGGCTCAACGAGGGGGCTTCGGAGCTGGCGGCTTTCCTCACCGGCTTCGATGTGGGTGGCTTCGAAACGGCCTTCTTAGCCCGCCCGGACACCCAGCTGAACGCCTGGGGGACGCAGGAGGAGGGGAACGCCGAGCATTACGGCGCTGCTTTTCTCTTCCTCGAATATTTCCTGGAGCGTTTCGGGGAGGAAGCCACCCGGCGCCTGGTGGCCCATCCGGAGAACGGCTTGGCCGCGGTGGACGCCGTGCTGCGGGAGATCGGAGCCGAAGAGGATGCCGATACCCTCTTCCTGGAATGGGTCGCGGCGAACTTCCTGGATCACGCGGAGCCCCCTTCTGGACCGCGCTACCGGGCCTTGCGGCTTCCGGAGCCCCGCCTGGCCGCCCGGGTGCGCCGTCTTCCCGAGGAGATCCGGGACACGGTGTTCCCTTACGCCGCCGATTACATCGAGCTGCCGGCCGGGCAAAGCCTGGCCCTCGCCTTCCAGGGCTCCATCACTCTTCCTTTGATCGCCGCTTCTCCCTTCGAAGGGCAGCGTTTCTGGTACGCGGTGCGGGGAGATGACAGCAATCCCCGGCTGACCCGTCCGGTGGACCTGCGGGGGGTATCCCGGGCCACCCTGCGCTATCGGATCTGGTATGATCTGGAAAAGGATTGGGATTACGCTTACGTCAGCGTCTCCACCGACGGAGGACGCCGCTGGACGCTGCTGCAGGTGCCCTCCGGGACCAGCGCGAACCCGAATCACAACAACCTGGGGTGGGGCTACACGGGCGTGAGCGGCGGCGGGGAACAGCCCCGCTGGATCACCGAGACGGTGGATCTCACGCCCTACGCGGGGCGGGTGATTCACCTGCGCTTTGAGGTGGTCACCGACGACGCCGTCAACCGTCCCGGGGTGGCCCTCGATGCCATCGAGATCCCGGAGATCGGGTTCTGGGATGGAGCCGAAGGGGAGGCCGGGTGGGAGGCCGAGGGGTGGGCCCGGGTGTCCTCCCGGGTGCCGGTTCGCTTCGCCCTCCAGATCCTCCGCCTCCGGAAGGATGGGGAAGCGCAGGTGGAGCGATTGCCCTTGAGGGCGGATGGAAGCGGGGCATGGCTGATCGAAGCCGGGCCCGATCGGCGGGTGGTGCTGGCGATCGCGGCCTTGGCGCGGTTTACCACGGAGCCCGCCCCCTATACGGTGCGGGTGGCGCTCCCGGAGAGCGTAGGAGGGCGGCATTGAGTGGGGAACGGGAGGCAGAGGGGATGAGGTCGGCGTGGGAGGCCTGGCTGGAGCGGGTGCTGGAGGATGAAAGCTGGCGGAGCGGCTTGACCGATGATCAGGCGGAGCGCCTGCTCCGGTGGGCCCTCGCCCGGATCGGTTCCCATCCTGGAGAGACGGGGGAGGCCGTGCGTCAGGCTATGCGCCGGATCCGGCGCGCCGTTCAGGCTTCGGAAGAGGAGGCCAGAGCCTTGCTCGCCGAATGGGGGCTTCACGTGCCGCCAGGATGGAAGAGCTGGACGGTGGAGGATCGCCTGGTATGGGTGCTGGATGCGCTGGCCCCCTGGCAGCCGTAGCCCGTTCGCTGGAGCGTCCATCCCGAATCCCGGAGGAGGGGAAAACCATGACTGCCTCCCGCCCGCGACGGACACGAAAAGCTGCGTTGCCCGTACCCTGGGGAACGCTCCCCCTCACCGGGCTGATCGGCCTGGCCGTCCTGGCGCTGCTCGTGCTGGCTGTCATTTATCGTCTGGGCCGACCGGGCGTTTCCCCTTCCCCTTCTCCCCCGGTGGGGTCGGGAAGCTGGTATGAAGTGTTCTTCACCACCCCGCGCTTCCCGGATGCTCCGGAGTTCCACCGGGGAGGGGTGGTCGATTCGCTGATCGCGGCCATTGAGGGCGCGCGCCAAACCCTGGATGTGGCGGTTTACGACATCGATCTGATGCCGGTGGCGGATGCGCTGTTGCGGGCCCGTGATCGTGGGGTTCGGGTTCGGGTGGTCACCGAAACCGACAACGCGGGCACAAAAGCCATCGCCCGCCTGCGGGCGGGGGGCATCCCGGTGGTCACCGACGAGCGGAACGGCTATATGCACAACAAGTTCATGGTCATCGACGGCGAGCGGGTGTGGACGGGCTCGATGAACTTCACCGACAACGATGCCTATCAGAACAACAACAATGCGGCGCTTCTCCGATCGCCGGAGCTGGCCCGCAACTACGCCGTCAAGTTCGCGGCCATGTTCGAGCGCCGGGCCTTCGGTCCGGCCCGCTCCTCCGGGGACACGGTTCCTCGATTGACCATCCAGGGGATCCCGGTGGAAAATTACTTCGCGCCGGAGGATCCAACTGTGGAAGCCATCCGGGCGGCGCTCCGCAACGCCCGGGAGCGGATTGTGTTTATGGCCTTCTCCTTCACCCATCCCCGCATCGGCGATGTGCTGCTGGAGCGAGCGCAGGCGGGGGTGGAAATCCACGGCGTGATGGAACGCAGCGGCGCGGAGGCGCCAGTCAGCCAGTTCAACCGTCTGCGGCGGGCGGGGATCGACGTGCTGAAAGACGGCAACCCTTATACCATGCACCACAAGGTCTTTGTCATCGATCGGCGGGTGGTGATCTTCGGATCGTATAATTTTTCCCGCAACGCGGCGGAGGATAATGATGAGAATTTCCTGATCGTGGCGGATCCGGCGATGGCGGCGCGCTTTGAGGAAGAGTTCGCACGGGTTTATGAGCAGGCGCTGAACCCACCCCGTGTGGGATGGCCGACGGTGGAATGGGCTTTCGCGTTTCGGTAACCTCAATGCCCAGGAGCATTTCGGCGATGGCTGCGACACGTCCCCCCCGCCCCTCGTCATCGGAAGAACTGGAGCCCGCCCCGCCATGGGGAATCGGCTTGGCCTTGACGGCCCTGGCGTATTTCCTGATGGTCCAGTTCATGCTGGGTGTTCTCGTCTTTCTGATCTACTGGGCGCTGCTGGAGCCCGGTCAGCCCTTTGCCGCCGCGTTCCAGCGGGCAGCCGCCAGCGGGCGCTTCATGGGGCTGGCCAACGGCCTCATTTATCTCTTCATCCTGCTCACGATAACGGCTGGCCTGCGCCTGTGGGTGCGTGGGCCTTTGGGCCCAGCCCTCCGCCTCGTTCCCCCGGTCCGGATCCCCTTGTGGGCGACGCCGTTCCTGGCCCTGGGCCTGGGGGTCGCGCTGGATGCTGTGACCATGGCCCTGGGTCGCCCGGTCATCCCGGAAACCCTGGTTCCCCTATTTCGAGGGCGGGATCCGCTGGGATGGGCCGCGATGGGGTTCCTCACCGTGGTGGTCGGGCCGCCCACCGAGGAGCTGCTCTTCCGGGGCCTGCTGTATCCGGCTCTGGCGGCGCGGGTGGGCCCCATGTTTTCCATTTATCTGGTCTCCTTGATTTTCGCCCTCTTTCATCTCTTCACTTATGGCGGCACGGCAGACCAGTGGTTCTGGATCGCCCAGGCGTTCCTGGTAGGCCTGGCGCTGACCGGCCTGCGGGCTCGCACCCGTTCCCTGTGGCCTCCCATCGTGATGCATATGACGTTGAACCTTTACGCCACCCTCGAAGCGATTTTCCTGCTCAACTTCCGGTGAGCCGATCGCGCTCCCTTCCGGTCCACCTCCCGCATGCAGGAGGATCCTATGGCATATACCTCAATCCTGGTGGAAGCTGTGGAGAACGTCGGGTTGATCCGCCTGAATCGGCCTCAACAGCTCAACGCCCTCAACAGCGTCCTGATGGAGGAGCTGGCCACCGCCCTGGAGGCTTTCGACCGGGATGACCAGATCCGGTGCATCGTGATCACCGGCAACGAACGGGCCTTCGCAGCCGGCGCAGATATCAAAGAGATGGCGGAGGCCAGCGCAGTGGAGATGTTGCTCCGGGATAACATCTCCCGGTGGGATCGAATCCAGCGGATCCGGAAGCCGATCATCGCCGCGGTGTCCGGCTGGTGTCTGGGCGGAGGATGCGAGCTGGCGATGGCCTGTGACATCATCATCGCTTCCGAGACGGCCGTCTTCGGCCAGCCGGAGATCAATATCGGTGTGATGCCGGGCGCTGGGGGAACCCAGCGCCTGACCCGGGCGATCGGCAAATCGAAGGCGATGGAGATGATCCTCACCGGACGCTACATGAACGCCCGCGAAGCCGAGGCCGCCGGGCTGGTCTCCCGCGTGGTCCCGGTGGAAACCTACCTGGATGAAGCCATCCGCCTGGCGAAGGAGATCGCCGCCCGTCCCCCCATCGCCGTCCGGCTGGCGAAAGAGGCGGTGAACCGAGCCTTCGAGACCAGCCTGCGGGATGGCCTGGAATACGAGCGGCGGTTGTTCTACTTCCTGTTTGCCACAGAAGATCAGAAGGAAGGCATGCGAGCCTTCATCGAGAAGCGAAAGCCGGAATGGAAAGGACGCTGAGCCCGGTGAGCTCATTGATCAGTTTCCGGACCCTTACCCTGGCCCTGGAGGCGGTGCGCTGGAATTCGAGCGGCCCCGCCCTGATCCTGGTGGCTCCGGAGGTGGAGCGTCGGGTGCGGGGAGGCCTCGCCACCATCCTCGGCGCGGTCCAGGCGGCGATGCGAGGGAACACCTGGATCACCCCTGCCTTCACCTCGCGGACCATGGTTTACCCGCGGGTGGGGCCACCGGATAACGGGGTGGTCTATCTGGCCATGCAGGCGGCCAACGCCCGGGCCACGTTCTTTCAAAGCGATTTGCCGGCGGATCCAGAATGGGGGCCGTTCCCGGAGGAGGTTCGTCGGCTCCCCGGGGCGCGACGCAGCGAGCATCCCGTCCTCTCATTCCTGGCAGTGGGCCCCCAGGCGGAGGCCGCCATCGCCGCGCAATCCCTTCTGGATCCATGGGGGCCCCTTCGCTGGCTGCATGCGGAGGATGGCGATGTGCTCCTGGTGGGGGCGGATCACACCATGAATGTGGCCATCCATTACGTGGAAGCCCTGGCCGGCCGGAAGACCTTCGTCCGCTGGGCGTTGATGGATCGACGGGTAGTGGAATTGCCGGGCTTTCCGGGGTGCCGGCGGGGCTTTGGGGCGGCCGCCCCGGTGCTGGAACCGGCCACCCGTCGGGTCCACCTGGGAGATTGGGCCATCCAGGGATTGCCGCTGGGGCGGATGGTCCAGCTCCTGCTGGATCTCCTGCGTCGGGATCCGATGGCCCTGCTCTGTGAGGACCCCCTTTGCCTGCTCTGTCATGCGGTCCGACAGCATGTGCTGTATGGATCCCGCGTCATGCGGGAAAACTGATCTTCCACCCTCCGGAGGGAATTCCCATGGCCCGGGAAGTGATTGTGGCGGAGAAAGCCCCCGCGGCGGTTGGCCCCTATTCTCAGGCGATCCGGATCGGGAACCTCATCTTCACCGCGGGGCAATTGGGTCTGGCCCCCGACACCCGCCAGCTGGCCGGGCCGGATATCGAGAGCCAGACCCGACAGGCCCTGGAGAACCTGCGGGCGATCCTGGAGGCGGCGGGATCCTGCCTGCGCCATGTGGTCAAGACGACGGTCTTTCTGGTGGATCTCGCCGAGTGGCCCCGGATGAATGCCGTCTATGCCGAGTTCTTCCCCGAGGCGCCGCCAGCCCGCTCGGCGGTGGGCGTGGCCGCGCTCCCCATGGGCGCCCGGGTGGAGATCGAGGCGGTGGCGGAGGTGTGCGACTGTCCTTCCCCAGAGGCATGCGGATGCCGGTAGGCAGCCCAGCTGTTCTCTCAAGATCCAAATGCGGTCCGCCGCCTTGACAGTGCTCATGGCTCCAAGGTAAAATAAACGTGCCAGTGGGGCCGTAGCTCAGCTGGGAGAGCGCTCCTCTCGCACGGGAGAGGTCGCCGGTTCGAATCCGGTCGGCTCCACTGCTGTGGGCCCGTAGCGCAGTTGGGAGCGCGCCGCCGTGGCACGGCGGAGGTCACGGGTTCGAATCCCGTCGGGTCCACCTTCTCCCGGGGCGCGAAGGCGCCCTGTTGTTTTATCCGAAGTTCCCTGGAGCGCCAAGAGCCCTCTTTACCAGCCGGCGACGGAGACAAACTGAGCGGAAATTGATTTGTTCTCGCAGATGTAAAGGCGAAGAAGGGGAGTAGTAGACCATCCCCCAGCGAGCGGCCGGAAGGTGCGAGGCCGCAGGGCCTATGGGGAGGGCCCGGGGGCACAGAGCCCCCAAAGGTCGAACTCGCCCTGGAGCCGCCGGGGTGAAAGCCGTTCCCGCTGTAGCTCCGGCCGGGTCGCGCCCGTTACCGCGCCAGAGCGCACCGGAAGCATCGGCATGCCCTTCCGGTGAAGCAGGGTGGGACCGCGGAGGAGCCCCCCTTCGTCCCTGACGGAGGGGGGCTCCTTGTTTCCACGGGAGCGGCCCGGCGGCTCTTCCCTTAGAGGGCTTCAGGACCCGGTCCGGGGACCCGAGGCGCCTCCACCCCCTGGGCCGTTATCATA is drawn from Thermoflexus sp. and contains these coding sequences:
- a CDS encoding AAC(3) family N-acetyltransferase, coding for MERTLSPVSSLISFRTLTLALEAVRWNSSGPALILVAPEVERRVRGGLATILGAVQAAMRGNTWITPAFTSRTMVYPRVGPPDNGVVYLAMQAANARATFFQSDLPADPEWGPFPEEVRRLPGARRSEHPVLSFLAVGPQAEAAIAAQSLLDPWGPLRWLHAEDGDVLLVGADHTMNVAIHYVEALAGRKTFVRWALMDRRVVELPGFPGCRRGFGAAAPVLEPATRRVHLGDWAIQGLPLGRMVQLLLDLLRRDPMALLCEDPLCLLCHAVRQHVLYGSRVMREN
- a CDS encoding RidA family protein, with protein sequence MAREVIVAEKAPAAVGPYSQAIRIGNLIFTAGQLGLAPDTRQLAGPDIESQTRQALENLRAILEAAGSCLRHVVKTTVFLVDLAEWPRMNAVYAEFFPEAPPARSAVGVAALPMGARVEIEAVAEVCDCPSPEACGCR